In Oncorhynchus gorbuscha isolate QuinsamMale2020 ecotype Even-year linkage group LG02, OgorEven_v1.0, whole genome shotgun sequence, a single genomic region encodes these proteins:
- the gltpd2b gene encoding glycolipid transfer protein domain-containing protein 2 gives MGIKGKAALAIVVLLFFLGSMWLQGSLDYQWDSCLKGYIQINSPRHLSNGSEADSDEDGAILEVCPGQKFQVSELLSHLLAAPAPTNDVLLQPYLASWDELIKFMEALGPMVGLISQEIEAKTSIIRDLTLREAGSSDEGEVGLALGLVSGTRAHGGGQEETEGSVAAPSSTYLSLRSMIHTELSRGLVDFQQMTESGCRTLLRLHRALLWLQVFLEKLGEGPVGGRLRSPSELCREAYQHTLAHHHSWFVRRAAEIAFIAMPERSFFYRLVCVTNQEEASVVLNRVVRAIGEVYDRTQGVLEEHGMLDLP, from the exons ATGGGGATAAAGGGCAAGGCGGCTTTGGCCATCGTGGTTCTACTGTTCTTCCTCGGCTCCATGTGGCTCC AAGGAAGTTTGGATTACCAGTGGGACTCTTGTCTTAAAGGTTACATTCAGATAAACAGT CCTCGCCATCTGTCCAATGGCAGTGAGGCTGATAGTGATGAGGACGGGGCCATACTGGAGGTGTGTCCCGGTCAGAAGTTCCAGGTGTCGGAGCTGTTGTCTCACCTGCTGGCTGCACCCGCACCCACCAACGACGTGCTGCTGCAGCCTTATCTGGCTAGTTGGGACGAGCTTATCAA GTTCATGGAGGCTCTTGGACCGATGGTTGGACTCATATCTCAGGAGATTGAAGCCAAAACTTCCATAATCCGTGACCTGACCCTGCGGGAGGCAGGTAGCAGTGATGAGGGAGAAGTGGGCCTAGCCTTGGGTTTGGTGTCTGGTACCAGAGCGCATggtggaggacaggaggagacagagggctcAGTGGCAGCACCAAGCAGTACCTACCTGTCTTTGCGCTCTATGATCCACACTGAGTTGAGCCGGGGCCTGGTAGACTTCCAGCAGATGACAGAATCTGGGTGTCGTACTCTGCTCCGGCTGCACCGGGCCCTGTTGTGGCTGCAGGTCTTCCTGGAAAAGCTGGGGGAGGGGCCTGTGGGCGGCCGGCTGCGGAGCCCCTCAGAGCTCTGCCGTGAGGCCTATCAGCACACCCTGGCCCACCACCACTCCTGGTTTGTACGCAGGGCAGCGGAGATAGCCTTCATCGCCATGCCTGAGCGGAGTTTCTTCTACAGGCTGGTGTGTGTGACGAACCAGGAAGAGGCCAGCGTGGTGCTGAACAGGGTGGTCCGGGCCATCGGAGAGGTGTATGACAGAACTCAGGGGGTCCTGGAGGAGCATGGCATGCTGGACCTGCCGTAG